The genomic region CATCGACTTCGACCGCCCACCGACGCAGGACGACCTCGCCGGGGTGGTGATCACCGGTCGCGAGCTGCAGTGGTTCTCCGAGGCGCTGCCGCCGGTGGCGGCGCGCGCGCTCCCCGCGCCGGGCCAGGCCGTGGGCGCCTGGATCGACCGGATCCACCGCTACTGGGGCGAGTCGACCGTCTCGGCGCTCTCGCTCGGCACACGGGTGAGCGCGGTCAACGAGCAGCGCTTCGAGCTCGACCCGCTGCAGCTCCTGGCCCTCGACAACCTGCTCGCGAGCGACCGGCTCCTCGTGCAGGGCGGCGCCGGCTCGGGCAAGACGCTCCTCGCCGCCGAGGCCGCCAGGCGGGCCGCGGAGCGCGGCGAGAAGGTGCTGCTCCTCTGCTTCACCGCGCCGCTCCAGCGCTTCCTCGCGGCCCGGCTCGAGGGGACCGGCGTGGAGGTGCACACCGTCAGCGGGTTCGCGAAGCAGCTCGTGGACGCCGCCGACGGCGCGGTGCGGTTCGAGGACCCGTTCGATTCGAATTGCTGGAACGCCGCCCTGCTCCGCGCCAGCGAGGTCTGCGAGCAGCGCTGGGACACGGTGGTGGTCGACGAGGCGCAGGATCTGCAAGACGAGGCCTGGTACCTGGTGGAGGGGCTGGCGCGCGGGAAGCGGCTCTGGGGGTTCCACGACCCGGCGCAGACCTTCTGGCAGAACCGCAAGCCGCCGGCGGAGCTCTTCGGGCGCCCCTTCCTGCTCACCCGCGGACAGCGCTGCCCGCCCGGGATCCAGGATCTCGCCAATGTCTACGCCGGCGCCGCCTACGACGAGGGGGCCATCCGCAAGGCCCAGGCCGAGGGCACGCTCAAGCTCCTCCAGGCGCCGAGCGCCTCGTCGGTGCAGGACAAGGTGGGGGACGAGGTCGATCGCCTGCTCGGGGCGGGGCTCGCCCCGAGCGACATCGCCATCGTCTCCCTGCGCGGGCAGACCGCGGCAGGAACCATCTACGAGTCGGGACAGGTGGGCCGGCATTCGGTCGCCCGGGCCGACGCGCCCGACGCGGCCGAGCGGCTCGTCGCCGACAGCTTCCTGCGCTGGAAGGGGCTGGAGCGGCCGGCGGTGATCGTGGCCGACCTCCCCGACGGCGAGCTCGCACAGCGCGGCGTGCGCACCTACGTGGCGCTGACGCGGGCGCTGGTGGCGGTGCGGGTGGTGGCACCGCGGGAGAGGCTGGCGCTCGACCCGGTGCTGCGCCGCTTCCTCGAAGCCTGAGGCCGCGAGGCGCGTGTCCGTCCGGGATGTAGGAGCCATCACATGACCACTGAAACGATTCCACTCGAGTTCGAGGGCGGGCACGTTCTGCTGAACCTCGGCGGGGTTCGCACGTTCCTCGACACCGGTTCTCAGTTCAGCTTCGGAGACGTACCTTCGCTCCGGCTGCTCGGCCGGGACCACCCGATCCAGCCGGACCTGCTCGGGCAAGCGACGATCGCTTCGCTGCGAAGCGGGCTGCAGAGTCACACCCCGCTACCGAGGAGCGCCGTCTTCGATGCCCTCGTCGGTCTCGACGTACTCAGAGGGACGACGTTGGAGTTCAACTGGTCTGCCAAGGAGCTACGGGTGACGGCCTCCAGCCAGCACTCGAACGGGAGCGCCGTTCCCCACCTGCCGATGGGCACCATCGAGGTGAACGGCAAGACCGTCACTGCTGCGCTCGATACCGGCGCGTGGCGTTCGTACCTCGTGCCAGAGCTGGCCGAGGAAGTGCCCCGGACCGGCGCCTTCGAGGACTACAATCCGATCCTGGGCGTGTTGCGGCCGGAGCTGGTGCGGACCCGAACGGTCTTCCTCGGACAAGAGCAAACGCTGGACCTCGGGGTGGCACCGCCCCGCCTCGCCGAACTCATCAGGACGATGGGGGCGTCGGTGCTCGTCGGGAACGACCTGATGTCGCACGTGCCCAGGCTGACGATGGAGATCTTCTAGGCCGCTCTGAGCCGGACCCGACCGCCCCGAGGCGCGTGCTAGGGTCAGCCGCATGCCTGAGGCCGCTACTCAGAACTGGGAGGCACTCCTCCCCGCCGACAAGGGCCCGCTCCCCCTGGGCGGCCGGCTCGTCCGGACCGATCCCCGCGGCCCCGTGCCCGCGCCGATCGCCATCGTCGGCCTTTACCCCGCACTCACGCGCATGGCGAACTGGGAGCGGGCCGACGGCGTGCGAAAGCTTCCGGTGGAGGTGGAGCGCCAGAGCTTCGAGGGCTCCGCGTCGGCGAGGGAGCTCAAGGAGCAGTACTTCACGCCGCTCGGAATCGCGGGAGACCGCGCCTTCCTCATCGACCTCTACCCGTACTACCTCGCCAACGCGGCAGCGACCGGTGAGCGGGGCCGGAGCATGTGGGACAACGTGATGACGTGGCAGGAGGAGAAGAAGAGCTGCCTCGACCTCCGCTGCCGGCCGGCACCGGACGAGATGATCGACTGGTGCCGGGAGCTCGAGGGGAACGAAGCCCGGCTCGCCTACTGGTTCTCGCGCTGCCAGCCCAGGCTCATGCTCACACTGGGCGCGGAAGCGGCCGCGTTCGCGCGCGGCTTCCGGGGCGATGGAGCTGCGAGGCGGGGTCAGGAACAGCTGTACCAGGAGCCGTTCGCGTCGACTGCGTTCGGACCTGCGCCTCTGGCCGTCGTGCACTGCGCTCACCCGGGCGTGCTGATGCGGACGAAGAAGGGCGGGTGGCGGAAGACGCACGCAGACTGGTGCGCCGGGAGGGGTCGCGAGCTGGTGCGGGCGGCGCTCGACGGTCGGCCGTGACCAACTCGTAACGCGGGTTGTGCATCACGGCCTTCCAGGCCCGCCCATGTCCGTCCGCTCCGTATAACGGCTCTGTCCCCAACGAGAGGAGAGCCAATGAATCGCCTGTCCGACCCGCGCATCGAGCGGATGCTCGCCGACATGCGCCGAGCCTACGAACTCACGCAGGAGCATCAGCCGGAGGAGGGGCTCAAGCTCTATCGCGAGGTGCTCAAGCAGGCGCAGGGGCTGACCCTCGAGTCGGCCTACCTGCTCTGGTCCGTCGCGGTCGCGGCCGACTACTCGGGAGATCTAGAGATGGCCTTCACCTACGTCGTGCAAGCGGTCGAAACAGACCCGCTCACGCCCCCCTTCCGCAACTCGTTCGAGGTGATCTCGAATCGGCTCCGCGCCGCGCTCGCCGACCCCGCCCGTCCCGCCGACGACGCCTCCACGCCGCGGCTCTGCGAGCTCTTGACCCGCGCCGGAGAGGCGGACGTCGCCACCCACCTCGCCCTGGTGCGCTTCCACGCCGCCACCGGCGACACGGGGAAGGCCACCGAGCTGGTGCAGGCAGTCACCCTCCTATTCCCGGCGGCGCGGGAGGCCTGGATCTGCGCCGCCGAATTGGCGAGCGCCCGGGGCGACGCCGAAACTGCCGCCCGCTGCACCGCCGAGGCGGCGCTGCTGGAGGGCGACCCGGTCCCGTTCGCGGTGCCGGGGGTGGCGCGTGGGTAGCGACGCTCCATCGGCTCTTCTCGCCAACCCGGCGTACGACCCGTCCATGAGTGGCCTGCGTGACAGTTGGCACGCTCAGGATCCCATCGTCCGCAAAGCCATCGCCCATCTCGTCGATGATCCGCGCGTGCGACTCGACCTCTCGTACTACCTCGGCTACCTCGGCGCGCTGGAGACGCTCGCCGGGCGGGTCACCCTGCCTCTGAAGCTCCTCGACGGCGTGAGCCCGCACTCCTGCCTCGTCGCCGCCATGATCCAGTACTGCGGAGCTCGCATCTGCGATCTCGCCCCGACTACGCCGCTGAGGGAGAAAGAATGAGCTACGACCTCCGCACCAGCGAATCGGTCTCCGAGGGCCACCCGGACAAGGTGGCCGACCTCATCTCCGATACCATCCTCGACGCCGCGCTCCGAGACAACCGGCAGGCGCGCGTGGCGGTGGAGGCGCTGGTCACGCGCGGACGAGTCGTTCTGGCCGGCGAGGTCGGCGGCCTCTCGAAACCGCTCGACTACGCGGCCTTAGCCCGGGGCGCGATCCGGGAAATCGGCTACCTGGAAGGCGACTTCTCCGCCGACGAGGTCTTCGTGGAGACCTTGGTCCACGAGCAGTCGCCGGAGATCGCCGCCGCGGTCGCGGGCTCCGATGGCGAGGAGGGCGCGGGCGACCAGGGCATCATGTTCGGCTACGCCTGCAAGGAGACGCCGGAGCTGATGCCGGCGCCCATCCACTTCGCCCACCGCATCGTCGAGCGGCTCGCTTCGTTGCGCAAAGCAGGTGAGCCGCGGCTCAAGCCGGACGCGAAGTGCCAGGTCACCGTCGAATACGTGGACGGCGTTCCGCAGCGCGCCCACACGGTCGTGGTCTCGCACCAGCACGCGCCCGACTTCAAGGGGGCGCCGCTCGAGGCGCTGGTGCGCGAGGTGGTCCGGATGGTGCTGCCCCCGGGTTGGTTCGACGCCAACACGCGCCTGCTCGTGAACCCCTCCGGCTCATTCGTCCAGGGCGGGCCGGCGGTCGACACGGGACTTACCGGGCGCAAGATCATCGTGGACACCTACGGCGGGGCGGCGCCCCACGGCGGCGGCGCCTTCTCCGGCAAGGATCCGAGCAAGGTGGACCGATCGGCCGCCTACGCCGCGCGCTGGCTCGCCAAGAACGTGGTCGCCTCCGGCCTCGCCGACCGCTGCCTCATCCAGCTCGCCTATGCCATCGGGGTGGCCAAGCCGGTCGCCGTCCGGGTGGAAACCTTCGGGAGCGGACCCGAGGCCGACTGGACCATCGCCCGCGCCATCGAGCGGTGCGTGGACCTCACCCCGCGCGCCATCCGCGAGCGACTCGGCCTCGACTTCCCCAGGTACGCGCCGACCGCCGCCTACGGCCACTTCGGGCGGCGTCCAGTGTTCTGGGGGACCTTCAGCTGGGAGAAGATCGACCTCATCGACCCCCTTCTCCAGAACCTCGCCTAGGAGGTGACGCATGCGGGACGAGATCCCCGAGGTCGGCGACGGCGCGACCATTCACGACAACGGCCATTCCTACCCGGCCACAGTAGTCAGGGTCGCCTTCGAGGGGCGCGCCATCTGGCTCCAGCGCGACGCGGTGGTGGAGGAAGCGCCGGGGCAGGGCCGCTTCCTGGCCGACCCGACCGCCTTCACCTGCCGCGCCCTCCGCCAGCCGGACGGCGGCTACCGCGAGGACCACGAGAAGCGAAAGGTGGCGGTGGGGCGCCGCGAGCTCAGGTGGTCCCGCGTGTCGGTCGGTATCCCCGGCGAGCGCGGCCCCACCGAGTTCGGCGAGCTCTTCGCGAACATCGAGCCCTGGCTGCTCCGTACCCGTTGGTATCCCATGACCTACATGATGATCCCGAGCGTCCTCTCGCGCGCCGACGAGCTCATCGCCGAGATGGACGCCTACCGCGGGCCGGAGCGTGAGACGGTACAGGAGCTGCGCAGCAGGTTGGCGGCGCGACGGGACGGGTTCAAGCGGATCCCATAGCGCACCCGCGATGCAGAGATCGTCGAACGAGGGAACGTGCAGCCGCGCCGATTGGTCGACCGCTGCCCCGATACCGCGCCAAGCCCTGTCGTACTCCTGCCGTAGGCTACCGTCATGAGGACGTCGCGGACGCGATACCCGCCCGACGGGTGGGCCGAACAGGCCTCGCTGCAACCGCTGGCCCGCGCCTGTCTGAGTGGTCGATTAGCCCGCATCCGCTACCGAGCAGCCGACGGCGAGGTGACCGAGCGGGAGGTGGCGGTGCTCGGGCTGGGCTGGCGGCACGACGGCTGGCTCTTCGCGGCCTTCTGCCAGCTACGCGGGAGCTTCCGGCTCTTCCGCGCGGACCGCGTGCTGTCGGCCACGGTGACGCGGCGGCCGGCGCCCGCCACTCCCGGCCACTTCGACGCCCGCGCCTTCGCCAGTGCGGAGCTGGTCGAGCCACCCAACGCCCCTACCCGCCGCGTCGCCATACGGCTCACGCTGCCCATCGCCCAGGTCGCTGGCGCCCTCCTGCCCACGGCACTCGCGGAGCAGCTCGCCGATGGCGGGCAGCTATGCCACCTGCGCACCACCTCGCTGGAAGGGATCGCCGGCCTCGTCCTGTCGTTGGGACGATTCGCCCAGGCCACCTCACCGCCCGAGCTCCGGTCGATCGTGGAGGGCTTCTCCGCCGCCCTGGCCCGCCAGCGCGAGCGCGAGGTGCCCGAAGCGTGACGCGATGAGCCAGATCATGCCTCAGCGCCCTTCTCGGTGATACCCTCCGTCCGCATGCCTCCTCCTCCCGAGCAACGCCTGCTGTCGATCGCGACGTTCCTGCTGAGACAGGAGGAGCCGGTGAGCTGGGAGCGCATCCGAGAGGAGTTCTCCGAGGAGTACGGCGGGAGCGACGACGCGGCCGAGCGCAAGTGGTCCCGCGACAAGGACGCGCTCCGGGAGGTCGGCATCCCGGTCGAGTGCATCAAGGGGGACGGCGAGCTGAAGGACGGCTACCTCATCCGGCCCGACGCCTTCCGGCTGCGCGATCTGCGGCTCACCTCCGACGAGGCGACCACGCTCTGGACCGCCGGGCGGGCCGCCCTCATCGACGGCAACCCGTGGCGCGACCAGGTGGCCACCGCCCTCGACAAGCTGCGCGTCGCCTGCCGCGCGCTGCCGCCGTCGTCGAGCGGCCTGCCCATCCGGCACGCCACGACGCCGCGCGAGCGGTCGCGCCAGGTGCTCGCCAGGCTCGGCGCGGCGCTCAAGGGCCGCAAGCGGCTCACCCTGGACTACTTCACCGCCGCCCGGAACGAGGTCACCCGCCGCGACGTGGACCTCTACGGCTTCGCGCTGCGGCGCGGCACCTGGCTCTTCGCCGGCTTCTGCCACCTCCGCAAGGAGCGGCGCGTGTTCTACGTGGATCACGTGCGAGAGCTCACCGTGAACGCGAAGCGGCCCGCGGAGCACGACTACGAGATCCCGGGCGACTTCGACATCACCACCTACTCGAGCCAGCAGACCTGGGACTACCTCGTGCACGCGCCGCTCGAGGCGGAGGTCCGGCTGCGGGGGCCGCTCGCGCCCCTCGCCGCCCAGCTCCTCCTCGGCGCCGCCGTCACAGCGTCCGGGTCCGAGTCGCTGGCCCGGCTCAAGGTCCGCAACCTGGAGGCGCTCGTGCGTTACGTCCTGTCGCTCGGGCCCGACGCCGAGCTCGTGTCGCCGGAGGCGGGCCGGCAGCGCGCGAGAGAGATGCTCGACGGCCTCGCGGCCCGGCTCGGCAGTGAGGGGAGGCTCGCGTGAAGCTCGAACGTCTGCGGCGCCTGCTGCTCCTCATCCCGCTGGCCCGCCGCCACGGCGAGGCCGGCATCCCAGTGGCCGAGGCCCTCGCCGCGCTGGAGCTCGAGAGCGCGGAGCAGCTCTACGAGGACATCGAGCTCCTCTGCGGCGTCGGCACCCCCGACGGCAGCCCCGACGAGTTCGTCGAGGTCTACGTCGAGAACGACCGGATCCGGGTCGTCCTGCCCCAGGGGCTCACCGACCCCCCACGCTTCACCGCCGTGGAGGGCGCCGCGCTGCTGGCGGCGCTGAAGCCGCTCGCCGGAGCCGGAATCGGCCCTGTCGAGTCGGCCGCGCAGAAGCTCTCGGCCGCGATGCCCGCGCTCCAAGAGGACGAGCTCGAGCTTCGCCTCTTGCACCGGACCACCGCCATCGAGGTGCCCCCTCCCCCCGGCTTCCGCGAGCTGCTGCTGGAGGCCGTCGAGAAGCGGCTCGTGGTCGAGGTGGACTACTTCGCGCTCGCCGAGGGCGAGGCCGCGCACAAGCGGCTCGAGCCGCACGCGGTGCTGCTGAACGGGGGGCGCTGGTACCTCTCCGCCTGGAACCCCGAGAAGAGCGCCGAGCACCTGTACCGGCTCGACCGCATGAGCGCCGTGCGCGTGGGTACGCGCTGCTTCGGCGAGCACAAGGGACCGCCCATCGAGCGCTACGACGGGCTCGAGCACCTCTACATCCCCTCCGGCGCAGAGCGGGACGTCGCGGTGCGCTTCACCGGCGGCGCCGCCCCGTTGGCGCTCCAGACCTGGGGCGAGTCGGCAGTGAAGAGCGACGACGGCTCGGTCAGCGTCCGCGTCTACCTCGCCGGGCTGAACTACATCGCGTCCTGGGTCCTGGGCTACGGGGGGGAGGCGGAGGTCATGGGCCCAGCGGCGCCGCGGGAGGCGCTTGCGAAGAGAGTCGCGGAGTTGCGGGGGGTCTACTCCACGAGTCAGGCTGGCTGACGCCGGCACCGGCGCCGTGACAGGGCAGCGCGCAGTCACGCTGTCTGCGACATCGGATCACTTCCAGTTGACAGGATTGCATTCCTCGACGGGCCCCAACGGAGACGCGATGCCCATGACTGCCGCGAAGCTCGCAACCGAGGTTCAGTCGATCATGTCGCAGGTGCTCGTGCACCAGCGCCAGCGATGGGCCACGGCGGTCGCTCACCAGAGAGGCTACGAGGCTTGGTGGAAGGTCGAATTCGCCACGGCCCTTGAATCGTGGTGCTGGCGAGCCGACGACTCCGGATTTGGCGTCCTGCCTGAGGCGCGCTTCTCGGACTTTGGCCTGAGGACGGACCAGGCCGCCGACATTCTCGTCGCGCCATGGAACTCGAAAGAAGGCTCGATACGGCGCGACGAGTACCCGCGCGTTTGGGTCGAGTTGAAAGAACGGGGGACGTGGTGGGGGGGGCCTGCTAAAGCGTTCGGTCCTGCGAACAAAGGCCTTCTTTCAGACTTTGAGAAACTGGAGACGCAGGCCTGGAGCGATGACGAGGTCGCCATTGCATGTCAGATTGTGACGCACGACGGAACCATCGACGAGCGCCTTCCAAGATCGTGGCTAGACGCACTGAACGGCTTCGAAATGAAGCACCGTAGGATGGCACACCACGCGGCTGTGGGGTTCCCGCTTGGTCGGGACGCAGAAGGCGTGCCGCGGGTGAGATGGACGAGCCTCTATTTTTTTCAGGTTCGAGGAATCCTATAGAGCATCGCCCGTAATTCGCGACAACGCTTCGCGACCCGCGTCGCGGATCGCAGAGAGAAGGAGCGGCAGGGATAGAGAAGGCCGGAACGATGAACGGGAAGTTCGTGCTTCTTCCGACCCGGCACCACGCGAACGGGGCGGTACAGGCGCTCGGCTTCGGAACCTAATCGGCGCTATACACACTACCGGAGGCTCGCGAGCGCGCCGGTGTTGCACCGACGACCACGTCAGCGACAACGTACCGACCGTCATTTTCCCACTGCGCGTCCGCCCGCTTGACCCCTGTCACCAGGGGTTTGCTCGCGCAGTGTCATACGACAGGGGAAACTCGCAGCACGACCCCGCCCTCCCGCCCTTGCCCGCTCCCCGTTGGCTCTTTATTCGCCTGTCCGCCCGGCGCGTACGGTATGATCGAAAGCGACGTTAAGGTGTCGTTCGGCCCTCGGGCGTGGGGGATTCCGTGATCGGTCGGAAGGTTGTTGCACGCAGCGCAGTGGAACTGGGGTTGGGAGAGATCGCGTCTTCTCCCGACGCAAAGCAGTTCGTACAGGTCGACTTCTATGTCGGCCCCGTCAACAAAGTCTCCCGCCGATTCCCGAAGCAGGTCCTTGTCCCCGCACTTATTCCGGCCCAGACGCGCTGCTACTTCGCGAACTCGAGTGCTACTCACCTCGGTCGCGTCCTTGGGGTCGCGGACGGCGCGGCGGAGAGAGCCTACGCGGTCCATTTCCCGAACGGAACCGAGCGCGTTCTTAAGGAGACGGAGTTCCACGTCCGATCCCACCTGAGCGGTTCGGATCCTGTCGACACGCTCGCTGCCCTTGCTCACGAGTCGCCGTACCTGTTCGACCGACGAAACAGGTGGCTCCGGGAGTACTTCAAGCAGGAATCTGCCACTCGAGGACTCATCGGACTCGTATCATCGAAGATTGAACTGTTCCCGCATCAGGTCGAGGTCGTTCGGCGCGTTCTGAGCGATCCGACGGTCCGCTTTCTTCTGGCTGACGAGGTCGGACTCGGAAAGACCATCGAAGCAGGGGCGATTCTTCGGCAACTGAGTCTCGACGCCCCCGACCTGAAGATTGAAGTGTTTGTGCCGCGCCCACTAGTCCAACAGTGGACGAAAGAGCTCGAGGACCGATTCGGCATCCTCGAAGCGGAAGTTCACGAGCACGAAGAACTGAAGATCCAGCCCGCGACCTCGGCTGGGGTCATCGTTATCGACGAAGCACATCGGATCGTCGACGACGAATTCTATCGAGCAGTTCGCGCCCGTACCCATCCCAAGCAGACAAAGCACCTCCTCCTTCTTTCTGCAACTCCGGTCCTACACCACGAGAAGCAACTCCTCGCGCTGCTTGAACTGCTCGACCCCGACCAGTTCCGCCTGGAGGACCTGGACTCATTTTGCCGCCAACTTGAAGGAAGGAAGGACCTCGGTCGCACCCTCCTGGCCCTTTCGAGGACCTCTCAGCCCGCATTCATTCTTCGGCACGTGCGCCGGTGCGCCGAACTTCTGCCTGATGACCCTGTTGTCACGCGAATCGCCGCTGAATGCGCAGCGGCACCGAAGGACACAGATCGCGTCTCATCTCTGTCGTCGTCTCTTCGCATCCACCTGACAGAGAGCTATCGCCTTCATCGACGTCTGTTGCGCACGCGTCGCGCTGTGCTTCTCGAAGAAGGCGACCTGCAGCAACGTCGCGTCGAGCAACCGCCGGTCGCCGATTCCGCGGGAACGGCGTTTCGTGACCTGTGGCTTGCACTCGACGAATGGCGCAGCCAGGCATCGGCGTTCGCGCACGAGAAGGGTCCCGAAACTCACAAACGTCTCGTCCGGGAGTATCTGGAACTCGCCGCGCTCGTTGCAGCCCGCCCCGGTGCGCTACCCGATGCGGTGAAGCGTAGGCAGCCCAGGTTCCCAGCAGAAGCGATCGCTCTTGAGCAATTGGCCGTCCATGCGCGCCGGATCCCGAAGGACACCCGACTGCGCTCTCTGAGCGAAGTTCTGCGTAAACTCGACACAGGGCGTTGGGTGGGGTTCCTCACGGACACGAAAGCCGTTGCAGAGACCGCCCAGTCACTCGCGAAGCTTTGGGGAGGGAAGATCTTCACACTCACGGCCGATCACGACCCGGAGGAGTGCGCGGAAACGCTCGATGCGTTCCTCTCGTCCAGTCGTGCTCTTCTCTTGGCGGATCATACGGCCGAGGAAGGGCTCAATCTTCAGTCAGCGGATGGCGTCTTCCAGTTGGACCTACCGTTCGCGCCGATGCGCGTCGAACAGCGCCTCGGCCGCCTCGACCGCCTCGACCGAGTGAAACTGATCCGATGCTTCTCGTTCTTGTCGACCACGGACTCGGCCGTAGCCTTTGATGCAGCTTGGTACGAGGTGCTTAGCAAGGGCCTGGGCGTCTTCCGCGCGTCGGTTGCGGACCTTCAGTTCCTCGTCGAGAAGGAAGTCACTCGACTGTCTCGCCTCGCTTTTGATGGAGGACCTCAGGCACTCGTCGCAGAATCAGCTGCGATCGCCGCTCGACTCGATGCGGAGCGAGAGGCGGCGGCCGAGCAGGACATCCTTGATGGTCTCTACGTAGGTGACCTTCGGAAGTCTGCTGTGTGGGAATCGATCGAAGAGGCTGACCAGGATGAGGTCGAATTCGGCAACGCGCTCGTGGATTACTGTGAGGACTGCCTGCGTCTCAAGGCATGGAAGAAGGATGGTGGTGCACGGGCCGGTGTCGCTATTCAGTTCCAGCGTCACAAGAACGAACAGGATCCCCTGATTCCTGCGGAGATGCTGACGGCCCTTGGGATGGCCGCTACAACACCGGGGACGGCGAATCGCTCGCTCGCAGCGAAGCGTATCGATCTTGAACTGTTTCGCCCGGGCCAAGTGCTCGTAGATGAGGTCCGGAAGATCGCGGAGTGGGATGAACGCGGTCAGGCATTCGCGATGTGGCGCAAAGCACCTGCCTTCCAGGAACCCCGACTTGTTTTTCGCGTCACCGTCCGCTCGCAGGTGCGTCTTCAGGCGGTTGAGGAGCGGCTAGAGAAGATGAACTGGGACCCGATCTCGCGTGAGTCCCTATACCGCCTTCTGCTCAGTTGGGTTCCCACTCAGGAGACTGAGGTGCTCTTGAACTCGGACGGAACCGGCGCAACTGAAGATGTCGCTCACCTCTGCTCGCTTCCCTACCGGAACACCTCTGACATCAACCTGGGCGGGAAGCGCGCGCCCACCCTCACGAAACTCACCGGCGAAGCAGCGTGGGGCACGCTCTGCCGCGAAATGGCCCAACTGGCTCGTGATGCGGTTCACCAGAGTGGACGCTACCAGCAGCAACTGATGGAGGGGCGCCGCCTCGCCGCCGAGCATTTCGAGATGGTTCTTTCCCGGCTTCGCGCGCGGGCCGTCCGAAGCGGAACAACTGAACCGGGTCCAGAACTCCAGAACCAACAGACGCTCCGTGAACTCGTGTTCGGCGTTCTCGAGCATCCGTCACATGAAGTGGACACGATCGGAGTGTACGTCCTGTCTCGAGAACCGGTCTGTCAGCGATGAACGATTCGTCTTCATTGTTGGACTGGCTCGACCGCGCTTGGCGCGATGCTGGGGGGGCGATTGAGTCTGAGCCTTCTCAACAGGGCCCCGCGCCACATCGTCGTCTCATCGCGGCCCGCGTGCAGCACCGGCGGGGAGATTCGCCACTGAACGGACGCGATCTGGCTTCGCTCGTCCGAGCGGTGGCACTATGGGAACAGTCGCGTAACGGCCCGGGATACGGAACCCGCGTGCCGATCGACGTCGTAGAAAGCATCGATCCGGCCTTCCTGAACGATGCCGCTCTGACCGTCCTCCGCCGCGAGGGGGCCTACGCGTGGGTCGGGGCGCGGGAGTGGAGACCACCATGGCTCATCTCGGGTGACGGGGTCGGCCCCGAGGCAGGGCTGTACGACGGGCAAGCGCGGCGCAACGATCCCCGAGAGCCGCCTGATCCCCCGCTGCTGACGTTCGGTTGGGGGAGTTACCACTCACGCGCTCAGCGGAGTTCGG from Anaeromyxobacter paludicola harbors:
- a CDS encoding helix-turn-helix transcriptional regulator encodes the protein MSWERIREEFSEEYGGSDDAAERKWSRDKDALREVGIPVECIKGDGELKDGYLIRPDAFRLRDLRLTSDEATTLWTAGRAALIDGNPWRDQVATALDKLRVACRALPPSSSGLPIRHATTPRERSRQVLARLGAALKGRKRLTLDYFTAARNEVTRRDVDLYGFALRRGTWLFAGFCHLRKERRVFYVDHVRELTVNAKRPAEHDYEIPGDFDITTYSSQQTWDYLVHAPLEAEVRLRGPLAPLAAQLLLGAAVTASGSESLARLKVRNLEALVRYVLSLGPDAELVSPEAGRQRAREMLDGLAARLGSEGRLA
- a CDS encoding helix-turn-helix transcriptional regulator, with amino-acid sequence MKLERLRRLLLLIPLARRHGEAGIPVAEALAALELESAEQLYEDIELLCGVGTPDGSPDEFVEVYVENDRIRVVLPQGLTDPPRFTAVEGAALLAALKPLAGAGIGPVESAAQKLSAAMPALQEDELELRLLHRTTAIEVPPPPGFRELLLEAVEKRLVVEVDYFALAEGEAAHKRLEPHAVLLNGGRWYLSAWNPEKSAEHLYRLDRMSAVRVGTRCFGEHKGPPIERYDGLEHLYIPSGAERDVAVRFTGGAAPLALQTWGESAVKSDDGSVSVRVYLAGLNYIASWVLGYGGEAEVMGPAAPREALAKRVAELRGVYSTSQAG
- a CDS encoding helix-turn-helix transcriptional regulator, which encodes MRTSRTRYPPDGWAEQASLQPLARACLSGRLARIRYRAADGEVTEREVAVLGLGWRHDGWLFAAFCQLRGSFRLFRADRVLSATVTRRPAPATPGHFDARAFASAELVEPPNAPTRRVAIRLTLPIAQVAGALLPTALAEQLADGGQLCHLRTTSLEGIAGLVLSLGRFAQATSPPELRSIVEGFSAALARQREREVPEA
- a CDS encoding nuclease-related domain-containing DEAD/DEAH box helicase, with the protein product MPPTVRVHPADTLRPSLSQAERAVHAAMKRGLPPGWTAWHSLRIRTKDGYLGEGDFVLAHPEHGLLALEVKGGRIEQRDGVWRQNGVLMEQSPLDQAHGFLRKLTKRLSDDGCQAPAFGAAVCFPDIDFDRPPTQDDLAGVVITGRELQWFSEALPPVAARALPAPGQAVGAWIDRIHRYWGESTVSALSLGTRVSAVNEQRFELDPLQLLALDNLLASDRLLVQGGAGSGKTLLAAEAARRAAERGEKVLLLCFTAPLQRFLAARLEGTGVEVHTVSGFAKQLVDAADGAVRFEDPFDSNCWNAALLRASEVCEQRWDTVVVDEAQDLQDEAWYLVEGLARGKRLWGFHDPAQTFWQNRKPPAELFGRPFLLTRGQRCPPGIQDLANVYAGAAYDEGAIRKAQAEGTLKLLQAPSASSVQDKVGDEVDRLLGAGLAPSDIAIVSLRGQTAAGTIYESGQVGRHSVARADAPDAAERLVADSFLRWKGLERPAVIVADLPDGELAQRGVRTYVALTRALVAVRVVAPRERLALDPVLRRFLEA
- the metK gene encoding methionine adenosyltransferase; amino-acid sequence: MSYDLRTSESVSEGHPDKVADLISDTILDAALRDNRQARVAVEALVTRGRVVLAGEVGGLSKPLDYAALARGAIREIGYLEGDFSADEVFVETLVHEQSPEIAAAVAGSDGEEGAGDQGIMFGYACKETPELMPAPIHFAHRIVERLASLRKAGEPRLKPDAKCQVTVEYVDGVPQRAHTVVVSHQHAPDFKGAPLEALVREVVRMVLPPGWFDANTRLLVNPSGSFVQGGPAVDTGLTGRKIIVDTYGGAAPHGGGAFSGKDPSKVDRSAAYAARWLAKNVVASGLADRCLIQLAYAIGVAKPVAVRVETFGSGPEADWTIARAIERCVDLTPRAIRERLGLDFPRYAPTAAYGHFGRRPVFWGTFSWEKIDLIDPLLQNLA
- a CDS encoding pepsin/retropepsin-like aspartic protease family protein; this translates as MTTETIPLEFEGGHVLLNLGGVRTFLDTGSQFSFGDVPSLRLLGRDHPIQPDLLGQATIASLRSGLQSHTPLPRSAVFDALVGLDVLRGTTLEFNWSAKELRVTASSQHSNGSAVPHLPMGTIEVNGKTVTAALDTGAWRSYLVPELAEEVPRTGAFEDYNPILGVLRPELVRTRTVFLGQEQTLDLGVAPPRLAELIRTMGASVLVGNDLMSHVPRLTMEIF